A window from Cygnus olor isolate bCygOlo1 chromosome 13, bCygOlo1.pri.v2, whole genome shotgun sequence encodes these proteins:
- the LOC121077506 gene encoding aryl-hydrocarbon-interacting protein-like 1 has translation MEETYLLNVEGVKKKILHGGQGELPKFQDGSKITFHFQTLKDNFERTVIDDSREAGIPMEIIVGKMFKMEIWETLLSSMRAGEVAEFWCDAIHTGMYALVSKGMRRIAEGRDPLEGQKHRCGMGNMFDYHSTGYDDLDELQRTPQPLIFIMELFRVEEPSAYKRDTWAMSKEEKLAAVPVLHSEGNRLVLRKEFRQAAAKYQEAVICLRNLQAKEKPWEDGWLKLESLVTPLVLNYCQCQLELGEYYEVLEHTTELLQKHKDNAKAYFKRAKAHAAVWNEREAREDFLRVAHLDPAMAAAVKKELKQLGERMRKKHVEDRKRYQGLFQQPQGAEPESCGAGRGTGEEDKETAEEEEEEEDKEIVEEDEEVVVEEEEGEKEAVEEKVVVVEEEEGEKGTVEEVVVEFPDEEEGLSLHSQHPSCRMDLSNRAGRG, from the exons atGGAGGAAACGTACCTGCTGAATGTGGAAGGGGTCAAAAAGAAGATCCTGCATGGAGGCCAAGGGGAGCTGCCGAAATTCCAGGATGGGAGCAAG ATCACCTTCCACTTCCAGACGCTGAAGGACAACTTTGAGCGGACAGTGATCGACGACAGCCGGGAGGCCGGCATCCCCATGGAGATCATCGTGGGCAAGATGTTCAAGATGGAGATCTGGGAGACACTGCTCAGCTCCATGAGGGCCGGGGAGGTGGCGGAGTTCTGGTGCGATGCCATC CACACCGGCATGTACGCCCTCGTGTCCAAGGGCATGCGGAGGATCGCGGAGGGCCGGGACCCCTTGGAAGGGCAGAAGCACCGCTGCGGCATGGGCAACATGTTCGACTACCACAGCACGGGCTACGATGACCTGGACGAGCTGCAGCGGACGCCGCAGCCCCTCATTTTCATCATGGAGCTGTTCCGG GTGGAGGAGCCCTCGGCGTACAAGCGCGACACCTGGGCCATGAGCAAGGAGGAGAAGCTGGCGGCGGTGCCCGTGCTGCACAGCGAGGGCAACCGCCTCGTGCTCCGCAAGGAGTTTCGGCAGGCGGCGGCGAAGTACCAGGAGGCCGTCATCTGCCTGAGGAACCTGCAGGCCAAG GAGAAGCCGTGGGAGGATGGCTGGCTGAAGCTGGAGAGCCTGGTCACGCCGCTGGTGCTCAACTACTGCCAgtgccagctggagctgggcgAGTACTACGAGGTGCTGGAGCACACGACGGAGCTCCTCCAGAAGCACAAAG ACAACGCCAAGGCGTATTTCAAGCGGGCGAAGGCCCACGCTGCAGTGTGGAACGAGCGGGAGGCGCGGGAGGACTTCCTGCGCGTGGCCCACCTCGACCCCGCCATGGCGGCCGCCGTGAAGAAGGAGCTGaagcagctgggggagaggatgaggaagaaGCACGTGGAGGATCGGAAGCGCTACCAGGGGCtcttccagcagccccaggg ggcagagccagagagctgtggggcagggagggggacaGGAGAGGAAGACAAGGagacagcagaggaggaagaggaggaggaagacaagGAGATAGTGGAAGAAGATGAGGaagtggtggtggaggaggaagaaggggagaaggaggcAGTGGAAgagaaggtggtggtggtggaggaggaagaaggggagaaagggaCAGTagaagaggtggtggtg
- the TAF7L gene encoding transcription initiation factor TFIID subunit 7-like → MSKSKDDAPHELESQFVLRLPPEYASTVRRAVQSGSVNLKDRLTIELHADGRHGIVRVDRVPLAAKLVDLPCIIESLKTIDKKTFYKTADICQMLVCTVDGDLYPPLEEQTVSTDPKANKKKDKDREKKFIWNHGITLPLKNVRKRRFRKTAKKKYIESPDVEKEVKRLLSTDAEAVSVRWEVIAEDETKEVDNHGSLTSLDISSPGMSGHKQGHGSSEHDELREIFNDISSSSEDEDERDHHDDEDLNIMDTEEDLERQLQDKLNESDGQQQENEGSNQIVMGIQKQIDNLKSKLQETQDRRKRQEDLIMKVENLALKTRLQAVLDEFKQQEEREKQQMTSLQEQLESLMEK, encoded by the exons ATGAGCAAGAGCAAGGACGACGCCCCGCACGAGCTGGAGAGCCAGTTCGTGCTGCGGCTGCCTCCG GAATATGCCTCCACTGTGCGGAGAGCGGTACAGTCTGGGAGCGTCAACCTGAAGGACAGGCTCACCATCGAGCTGCACG CGGATGGGCGCCATGGGATTGTCCGCGTAGACCGGGTGCCACTGGCAGCCAAGCTGGTGGATCTGCCCTGCATCATCGAAAGCTTAAAAACCATTGATAAGAAAACCTTCTATAAGACAGCAGATATCTGCCAG ATGCTCGTTTGCACTGTGGATGGTGACCTCTACCCCCCTTTGGAAGAGCAAACTGTGAGCACTGACCCCaaggcaaacaagaaaaaagacaaggacagagagaagaaattcatCTGGAACCATGGCA TTACTCTTCCCCTGAAAAACGTACGAAAGAGACGATTCCGGAAGACGGCTAAGAAGAAG TATATTGAGTCTCCCGATGTGGAGAAAGAGGTGAAACGTCTCCTGAGCACAGATGCTGAAGCTGTCAGTGTCC GCTGGGAAGTCATCGCTgaagatgaaacaaaagaagtaGACAACCATGGTTCACTCACGAGCCTGGACATCTCCTCCCCAGGGATGTCGGGACATAAGCAAGGCCACGGATCCTCAG AACATGACGAACTGCGGGAGATATTTAATgacatcagcagcagcagtgaagaCGAAGATGAGCGGGATCATCATGATGATGAAGATCTGAACATTATGGACACCGAGGAGGACTTggagaggcagctgcaggacaAGCTGAATGAGTCtgatgggcagcagcaggagaacgAGGGGTCCAACCAGATAG TCATGGGGATCCAGAAACAGATTGACAACCTGAAGAGTAAACTCCAGGAGACCCAGGACAGGAGGAAGCGCCAGGAAGATCTTATCATGAAAGTAGAGAATCTAGCCCTCAAG ACCCGTCTCCAAGCTGTGCTGGATGAATtcaagcagcaggaagagcGAGAGAAGCAGCAG ATGACatctctgcaggagcagctggagtCCCTCATGGAGAAGTGA
- the LOC121077043 gene encoding magnesium transporter NIPA2-like isoform X1, which yields MGAAGGRPGFYVGLGLALASSAFIGGSFILKKKGLLRLGRRGRARAGQGGHAYLREWLWWAGLLCMGVGEAANFAAYAFAPATLVTPLGALSVLVSAVLSSTFLNEQLNVHGKIGCLLSILGSTVMVIHAPQEEEVSSLESMAEKLKDPGFIVFAVCVLVSSLLLIFVAGPRYGRSNVLVYVLVCSAIGSLSVSCVKGLGIALKELFAGKPVLKEPLGWVLLVCLVICISVQINYLNKALDIFNTSVVTPIYYVLFTTAVMTCSAILFKEWQHMVLDNIIGTISGFLTIVSGIFLLHAFRDVPFTPDLLPLFLQQGRADLRTSWRSADRHQSCQHQPLLPSEDKGSQSAEEEEEEGESV from the exons atgggggcggcgggcgggcggcccggCTTCtacgtggggctggggctggccctggCCTCCAGCGCCTTCATCGGCGGCAGCTTCATCCTGAAGAAGAAGGGGCTGCTCCGGCTGGGCCGCCGCGGCCGCGCCAGGGCAG GGCAAGGAGGGCATGCGTACCTGCGAGAATGGCTGTGGTgggcagggctgctgtgca TGGGAGTTGGAGAAGCAGCAAATTTTGCTGCCTATGCCTTTGCCCCTGCAACGCTGGTAACTCCGCTGGGTGCTCTGAGTGTCCTTGTTAG tgcAGTTCTCTCTTCCACCTTCCTGAATGAGCAGCTGAATGTTCACGGCAAGATTGGCTGCCTCCTAAGTATTCTGGGCTCCACGGTGATGGTAATCCACGCTCCCCAGGAAGAAGAGGTTTCCAGCCTGGAGTCAATGgcagagaagctgaaagatCCAG GATTTATTGTATTTGCCGTGTGTGTCCTGGTGAGCTCCCTTCTGCTTATCTTTGTGGCTGGACCCCGTTACGGACGGAGCAACGTCCTGGTTTATGTTTTGGTCTGCTCCGCCATCGGCTCGCTTTCTGTGTCCTGTGTCAAAGGCTTGGGGATTGCCCTGAAAGAACTGTTTGCCGGGAAGCCAGTCCTGAAAGAACCGCTGGGCTGGGTGCTCCTGGTGTGCCTGGTGATCTGCATCAGTGTCCAGATCAACTACCTGAACAAAGCCCTGGACATCTTCAACACGTCCGTGGTCACACCCATTTACTACGTGCTGTTCACCACAGCAGTCATGACTTGTTCTGCCATCCTCTTCAAGGAGTGGCAGCACATGGTGCTAGACAACATCATCGGCACCATCAGCGGCTTCCTCACCATCGTGTCCGGCATCTTCCTCCTGCACGCCTTCAGGGACGTGCCCTTCACCCCCGACCTCCTGCCCCTCTtcctgcagcaaggcagggcaGACTTGCGCACGTCGTGGAGGAGCGCAGACAGACATCAGTCGTGTCAGCACCAGCCTCTTCTGCCCTCAGAGGACAAAGGCTCTCAGAgtgcagaagaggaagaggaggaaggtgaaAGCGTGTGA
- the LOC121077043 gene encoding magnesium transporter NIPA2-like isoform X3, with translation MGVGEAANFAAYAFAPATLVTPLGALSVLVSAVLSSTFLNEQLNVHGKIGCLLSILGSTVMVIHAPQEEEVSSLESMAEKLKDPGFIVFAVCVLVSSLLLIFVAGPRYGRSNVLVYVLVCSAIGSLSVSCVKGLGIALKELFAGKPVLKEPLGWVLLVCLVICISVQINYLNKALDIFNTSVVTPIYYVLFTTAVMTCSAILFKEWQHMVLDNIIGTISGFLTIVSGIFLLHAFRDVPFTPDLLPLFLQQGRADLRTSWRSADRHQSCQHQPLLPSEDKGSQSAEEEEEEGESV, from the exons a TGGGAGTTGGAGAAGCAGCAAATTTTGCTGCCTATGCCTTTGCCCCTGCAACGCTGGTAACTCCGCTGGGTGCTCTGAGTGTCCTTGTTAG tgcAGTTCTCTCTTCCACCTTCCTGAATGAGCAGCTGAATGTTCACGGCAAGATTGGCTGCCTCCTAAGTATTCTGGGCTCCACGGTGATGGTAATCCACGCTCCCCAGGAAGAAGAGGTTTCCAGCCTGGAGTCAATGgcagagaagctgaaagatCCAG GATTTATTGTATTTGCCGTGTGTGTCCTGGTGAGCTCCCTTCTGCTTATCTTTGTGGCTGGACCCCGTTACGGACGGAGCAACGTCCTGGTTTATGTTTTGGTCTGCTCCGCCATCGGCTCGCTTTCTGTGTCCTGTGTCAAAGGCTTGGGGATTGCCCTGAAAGAACTGTTTGCCGGGAAGCCAGTCCTGAAAGAACCGCTGGGCTGGGTGCTCCTGGTGTGCCTGGTGATCTGCATCAGTGTCCAGATCAACTACCTGAACAAAGCCCTGGACATCTTCAACACGTCCGTGGTCACACCCATTTACTACGTGCTGTTCACCACAGCAGTCATGACTTGTTCTGCCATCCTCTTCAAGGAGTGGCAGCACATGGTGCTAGACAACATCATCGGCACCATCAGCGGCTTCCTCACCATCGTGTCCGGCATCTTCCTCCTGCACGCCTTCAGGGACGTGCCCTTCACCCCCGACCTCCTGCCCCTCTtcctgcagcaaggcagggcaGACTTGCGCACGTCGTGGAGGAGCGCAGACAGACATCAGTCGTGTCAGCACCAGCCTCTTCTGCCCTCAGAGGACAAAGGCTCTCAGAgtgcagaagaggaagaggaggaaggtgaaAGCGTGTGA
- the LOC121077043 gene encoding magnesium transporter NIPA2-like isoform X2 — MGQLVGVGEAANFAAYAFAPATLVTPLGALSVLVSAVLSSTFLNEQLNVHGKIGCLLSILGSTVMVIHAPQEEEVSSLESMAEKLKDPGFIVFAVCVLVSSLLLIFVAGPRYGRSNVLVYVLVCSAIGSLSVSCVKGLGIALKELFAGKPVLKEPLGWVLLVCLVICISVQINYLNKALDIFNTSVVTPIYYVLFTTAVMTCSAILFKEWQHMVLDNIIGTISGFLTIVSGIFLLHAFRDVPFTPDLLPLFLQQGRADLRTSWRSADRHQSCQHQPLLPSEDKGSQSAEEEEEEGESV, encoded by the exons ATGGGACAATTAG TGGGAGTTGGAGAAGCAGCAAATTTTGCTGCCTATGCCTTTGCCCCTGCAACGCTGGTAACTCCGCTGGGTGCTCTGAGTGTCCTTGTTAG tgcAGTTCTCTCTTCCACCTTCCTGAATGAGCAGCTGAATGTTCACGGCAAGATTGGCTGCCTCCTAAGTATTCTGGGCTCCACGGTGATGGTAATCCACGCTCCCCAGGAAGAAGAGGTTTCCAGCCTGGAGTCAATGgcagagaagctgaaagatCCAG GATTTATTGTATTTGCCGTGTGTGTCCTGGTGAGCTCCCTTCTGCTTATCTTTGTGGCTGGACCCCGTTACGGACGGAGCAACGTCCTGGTTTATGTTTTGGTCTGCTCCGCCATCGGCTCGCTTTCTGTGTCCTGTGTCAAAGGCTTGGGGATTGCCCTGAAAGAACTGTTTGCCGGGAAGCCAGTCCTGAAAGAACCGCTGGGCTGGGTGCTCCTGGTGTGCCTGGTGATCTGCATCAGTGTCCAGATCAACTACCTGAACAAAGCCCTGGACATCTTCAACACGTCCGTGGTCACACCCATTTACTACGTGCTGTTCACCACAGCAGTCATGACTTGTTCTGCCATCCTCTTCAAGGAGTGGCAGCACATGGTGCTAGACAACATCATCGGCACCATCAGCGGCTTCCTCACCATCGTGTCCGGCATCTTCCTCCTGCACGCCTTCAGGGACGTGCCCTTCACCCCCGACCTCCTGCCCCTCTtcctgcagcaaggcagggcaGACTTGCGCACGTCGTGGAGGAGCGCAGACAGACATCAGTCGTGTCAGCACCAGCCTCTTCTGCCCTCAGAGGACAAAGGCTCTCAGAgtgcagaagaggaagaggaggaaggtgaaAGCGTGTGA